GATGGTCTGGTATGATGATGCCTTGGATGATGTGGGGCTGGTGGTCTGTTGCACCCTTTTGGTATGCTGTTTTAACGGTTCTTTCGGCTATAGTCATAGTTCTCGGCGCAGTAGGGGTTCTGTGGATGAACACAGCAGATCCGGGGCGTGTTAGAGAGGGTGCTACCTTCGTGTTGATCGCTTCTATAATCGCATTCCCAACAATGTTCGGCTTCGTAATAGGCTCGCTACTTATGTTCATCGGAGGGCTCTTAGGATTAACTTGGCGCCCCTAAAGGATGTTGCTGTAGAATGCGATCAACAACTTTGATAATCTTGCTTTCCGTTGTTGCGCTTACATCTACCTTAGCCCTCATTATACCACTGTCTCCTATGCAAGCACCATATACAACACCGATTTGGCATCCGATGATGCGGGGGATGATGAATTCTTACCTTGGCGGTAGCCCCATCTCACATGAGAGAGCTGTCGAGATCGCTGAAGCTTACTTAAGATCACTAAACAACCCAGATTTCACAATAGGTGAGTTTGAGGAATATTCTAACAACTTCTATCTTTCTATAGTTGAGAAGAGCAGCGGTATAGGCGCAATCGAGCTCATAATAGACAGGTATAGTGGCGTCATCCACCCCGAGCCACAGAGCATGATGTGGAACACAAAATACGGGATGATGGCTAGACTAAGTGGTGAGCAGAGGGTAACAGAAGCAGAGGCTATTAAGATCGCAAAAGAGTTTCTAAAAGCCACCTATCCAAACACTGAGGTTAGTGAAGTTGTAGCATACTACGGATACTACACCTTGATGACTACCTCAAATGGTGAGCATTATGGTATGCTGAGTGTAAACGGTTACTCGGGCGCGGTATGGTACCATATGTGGCACGGCCCCTTTATCTCAGAAGTTGAGCTACCATAATATATGGCTCAATATGGCAAAAATAGGTAACTAGGCAATCATATATTTAGCTTGCGACTTCCATATATAGTAGCTGGTAGAACCCTGGGATGATGGCTATGGTCTCCTCTAAGACGCTTGTCGCTGGTGTAATAGTCGCTATTCTGGTGGTTGCAGTAGGAGGCTATGTTACGCTTTCACAAACTTCTCAGCCAACTACAGTTACAACTACTCAACCACATACAACAACCACTACAATAACAACCACCGCAACAGCCACCACCCCAGCAACAAAGAAGATTTCGATAGCTGGTGCTGGGGCTACGTTCCCCTATCCGCTGATATCAACGATGGTGGTTGAATACAACAAGATCAGACCAGAGGTGCAGATAAGTTACCAATCTATCGGAAGCGGCGGAGGGATAAGGCAGCACACCGAGAAGACTGTCGACTTCGGCGCCTCAGACGCTCCTCTTAACGAGAAGCAAAGAGAAGCCGCACCAAACACCCTCCACATACCGATCACGATAGGCTCTGTAGTTGTAGCATACAACCTACCGGGCTTCACAAAAGGATTAAAGCTAACGGGCGAAGTGGTAGCAGAC
This genomic stretch from Nitrososphaerota archaeon harbors:
- a CDS encoding peptidase M4, with the protein product MQAPYTTPIWHPMMRGMMNSYLGGSPISHERAVEIAEAYLRSLNNPDFTIGEFEEYSNNFYLSIVEKSSGIGAIELIIDRYSGVIHPEPQSMMWNTKYGMMARLSGEQRVTEAEAIKIAKEFLKATYPNTEVSEVVAYYGYYTLMTTSNGEHYGMLSVNGYSGAVWYHMWHGPFISEVELP